A single Musa acuminata AAA Group cultivar baxijiao chromosome BXJ2-1, Cavendish_Baxijiao_AAA, whole genome shotgun sequence DNA region contains:
- the LOC135598118 gene encoding lipase-like isoform X1 encodes MARWLWLKLLVLIGLFAFSGGREIKIKYEDDAPLYNRTLAKILVEYASAAYVTDLMTLFTWTCSRCNDLTKGFQMIELVVDVQNCLQAFVGIAHDLNSIIIAFRGTAGTSIRNWIADLFWKQLDLSYPGAEDAMVHHGFYSAYHNTSLQHGILSAVQRTRELYGNLHIIVTGHSLGGALASFCALDLTVNHGVELVHLMTFGQPRIGNAAFASYFSKFVPNAVRVTHENDIVPHLPPYYSYFPKKSYHHFPREVWLHDIKVDGVEDKGEKICDDSGEDPSCCRSVHGTSIRDHLKYYGVELRADTRESCSILVDSSVLQYDVGYNGDILSRDPTAPSHLKLSSRSDTASSSV; translated from the exons ATGGCTCGATGGCTGTGGCTAAAGTTGTTGGTTTTGATTGGATTATTTGCTTTTTCCGGGGGAAGAG AAATTAAGATCAAGTATGAGGATGATGCTCCTCTCTACAATCGTACGCTCGCCAAGATACTCGTGGAATATGCTTCTGCT GCCTATGTCACAGATCTAATGACACTTTTTACTTGGACCTGCTCAAGGTGTAATGATTTGACGAAG GGGTTTCAGATGATAGAGTTGGTAGTTGATGTCCAAAACTGCTTACAG GCATTTGTGGGAATTGCTCATGATCTGAACTCCATCATTATTGCATTCAGAGGTACCGCTGGGACCAG CATAAGGAATTGGATTGCTGATTTGTTCTGGAAGCAGCTTGACTTAAGTTACCCAGGTGCAGAAGATGCAATG GTGCACCATGGGTTTTATTCTGCTTACCATAACACCAGTTTGCAACATGGGATTCTTAGTGCTGTTCAAAGGACAAGGGAGTTATATGGTAATCTCCACATTATTGTTACAGGGCATTCATTGGGAGGGGCTCTGGCTTCATTTTGTGCATTGGATCTTACT GTTAATCACGGAGTAGAACTTGTTCATCTTATGACCTTTGGACAACCTCGCATAGGCAATGCTGCTTTTGCCTCCTACTTCAGCAAGTTTGTGCCAAATGCAGTTCGTGTGACGCATGAGAATGATATAGTGCCCCATTTACCACCGTACTACTCATATTTCCCAAAAAAGTCTTACCATCATTTCCCAAGAGAG GTGTGGCTTCATGACATTAAAGTGGATGGCGTAGAGGACAAGGGAGAGAAGATTTGTGATGACTCTGGAGAAGATCCTTCTTGTTGCAG GTCCGTTCATGGGACAAGTATAAGGGACCATCTCAAGTATTACGGCGTCGAACTCAGAGCTGACACAAGGGAGTCTTGTAGCATTCTAGTTGATTCTAGTGTTTTACAGTATGATGTAGGGTACAATGGTGACATCTTATCCAGGGATCCTACTGCTCCATCACATTTGAAACTAAGTTCACGATCAGATACCGCTAGCAGCTCTGTTTAG
- the LOC135598118 gene encoding lipase-like isoform X2 has protein sequence MTLFTWTCSRCNDLTKGFQMIELVVDVQNCLQAFVGIAHDLNSIIIAFRGTAGTSIRNWIADLFWKQLDLSYPGAEDAMVHHGFYSAYHNTSLQHGILSAVQRTRELYGNLHIIVTGHSLGGALASFCALDLTVNHGVELVHLMTFGQPRIGNAAFASYFSKFVPNAVRVTHENDIVPHLPPYYSYFPKKSYHHFPREVWLHDIKVDGVEDKGEKICDDSGEDPSCCRSVHGTSIRDHLKYYGVELRADTRESCSILVDSSVLQYDVGYNGDILSRDPTAPSHLKLSSRSDTASSSV, from the exons ATGACACTTTTTACTTGGACCTGCTCAAGGTGTAATGATTTGACGAAG GGGTTTCAGATGATAGAGTTGGTAGTTGATGTCCAAAACTGCTTACAG GCATTTGTGGGAATTGCTCATGATCTGAACTCCATCATTATTGCATTCAGAGGTACCGCTGGGACCAG CATAAGGAATTGGATTGCTGATTTGTTCTGGAAGCAGCTTGACTTAAGTTACCCAGGTGCAGAAGATGCAATG GTGCACCATGGGTTTTATTCTGCTTACCATAACACCAGTTTGCAACATGGGATTCTTAGTGCTGTTCAAAGGACAAGGGAGTTATATGGTAATCTCCACATTATTGTTACAGGGCATTCATTGGGAGGGGCTCTGGCTTCATTTTGTGCATTGGATCTTACT GTTAATCACGGAGTAGAACTTGTTCATCTTATGACCTTTGGACAACCTCGCATAGGCAATGCTGCTTTTGCCTCCTACTTCAGCAAGTTTGTGCCAAATGCAGTTCGTGTGACGCATGAGAATGATATAGTGCCCCATTTACCACCGTACTACTCATATTTCCCAAAAAAGTCTTACCATCATTTCCCAAGAGAG GTGTGGCTTCATGACATTAAAGTGGATGGCGTAGAGGACAAGGGAGAGAAGATTTGTGATGACTCTGGAGAAGATCCTTCTTGTTGCAG GTCCGTTCATGGGACAAGTATAAGGGACCATCTCAAGTATTACGGCGTCGAACTCAGAGCTGACACAAGGGAGTCTTGTAGCATTCTAGTTGATTCTAGTGTTTTACAGTATGATGTAGGGTACAATGGTGACATCTTATCCAGGGATCCTACTGCTCCATCACATTTGAAACTAAGTTCACGATCAGATACCGCTAGCAGCTCTGTTTAG
- the LOC135598119 gene encoding putative glutaredoxin-C14 yields MDKVTKLASQRAVVIFSRSSCCFCYSVKSLFHELGVNAAVHELDEDPRGAEMEKALVKLLGRKSPVPAVFIGGKLVGSTDRIMTLHLGGNLVPLLRDAGALWL; encoded by the coding sequence ATGGACAAGGTGACGAAGCTGGCTTCGCAGCGAGCTGTGGTCATCTTCAGCCGGAGCTCCTGCTGCTTCTGCTACAGCGTGAAGAGCCTGTTCCATGAGCTTGGCGTCAATGCTGCCGTCCATGAGCTGGACGAGGACCCGAGAGGTGCGGAGATGGAGAAGGCGCTGGTGAAGCTGCTGGGCCGCAAGTCGCCGGTGCCGGCCGTGTTCATCGGCGGCAAGCTGGTCGGATCGACGGACAGGATCATGACGCTCCATCTCGGTGGGAATCTGGTGCCGCTGCTGAGGGATGCCGGAGCTCTCTGGCTCTAA
- the LOC135598980 gene encoding uncharacterized protein LOC135598980 isoform X2, whose protein sequence is MGKRENKAGELGDESEGGDEKTFEEGVWDTHPRLRRRQVTEYILPPAASLSAHRRREGNKGLGSIDRPRRPRWLIAAAATTPKRISPASSKRGHYVGSGAGLGLEALMGQNKAGSEIGGFGFNLWIAEGG, encoded by the exons ATGGGGAAGAGGGAGAATAAGGCCGGCGAATTGGGAGATGAGAGCGAGGGAGGAGACGAGAAAACGTTCGAGGAAGGAGTTTGGGATACCCACCCACGTCTACGTCGTCGTCAGGTGACGGAGTATATTCTTCCTCCGGCTGCGTCCTTATCCGCCCACCGCAGAAGAGAAGGAAACAAA GGTTTGGGTTCGATCGACCGACCACGCCGTCCGAGGTGGTTGATTGCTGCTGCGGCGACCACGCCCAAGAGGATCTCACCCGCGTCGTCCAAGCGCGGCCATTATGTCGGATCCGGCGCCGGCCTTGGCTTGGAAGCCCTCATGG GTCAAAACAAAGCTGGAAGTGAAATTGGAGGGTTTGGCTTCAACCTCTGGATTGCTGAGGGAGGGTAA
- the LOC135598980 gene encoding uncharacterized protein LOC135598980 isoform X1 produces the protein MGKRENKAGELGDESEGGDEKTFEEGVWDTHPRLRRRQVTEYILPPAASLSAHRRREGNKGLGSIDRPRRPRWLIAAAATTPKRISPASSKRGHYVGSGAGLGLEALMGIACSPDVQQKWTEDRKYDPRLEDVREN, from the exons ATGGGGAAGAGGGAGAATAAGGCCGGCGAATTGGGAGATGAGAGCGAGGGAGGAGACGAGAAAACGTTCGAGGAAGGAGTTTGGGATACCCACCCACGTCTACGTCGTCGTCAGGTGACGGAGTATATTCTTCCTCCGGCTGCGTCCTTATCCGCCCACCGCAGAAGAGAAGGAAACAAA GGTTTGGGTTCGATCGACCGACCACGCCGTCCGAGGTGGTTGATTGCTGCTGCGGCGACCACGCCCAAGAGGATCTCACCCGCGTCGTCCAAGCGCGGCCATTATGTCGGATCCGGCGCCGGCCTTGGCTTGGAAGCCCTCATGG GCATTGCTTGCTCGCCAGATGTGCAACAGAAGTGGACTGAGGACAGGAAATATGACCCACGTCTTGAAGATGTAAGAGAGAACTGA
- the LOC135586363 gene encoding SPX domain-containing protein 4-like produces MKFGKDFRRFLEQTLPEWRDKFLPYKPLKKLIKHLPPPPPRAEGLPPQAEGPPRPTGGAARPLAPALDAWFAAVLNEQLKKFNDFYVDEEEYYVIWLQGLKERIEKIKERKRGTFTSDRKFSEEMLEIRKDFVTVHGKMVLLKNYSSLNFTGLVKILKKYDKRTGGLLSLPFTQHARHQPFFTTEPLTRLVHECEANIEVLFPLEAEVIESHQTEKGETHQTCNPEVSSVRADNIGVYQSIKAAIKIIQRLQKARSTYNDDDGSGVVTTESSASDSSANSQNQEVDQESVHSDD; encoded by the exons ATGAAATTTGGGAAGGATTTCCGGAGGTTCCTCGAGCAAACACTGCCGGAGTGGAGGGACAAGTTCCTCCCCTATAAGCCCCTCAAGAAGCTCATCAAGCAcctgccgccgccgcctcctcgggCGGAGGGGCTGCCTCCTCAGGCGGAAGGGCCGCCTCGCCCCACCGGAGGCGCCGCCCGGCCCTTGGCCCCCGCCCTCGATGCGTGGTTCGCCGCCGTCCTGAACGAGCAGCTCAAGAAGTTCAATGACTTTTATGTCGACGAGGAGGAGTATTACGTGATCTGGTTGCAG GGACTCAAGGAAAGAATTGAGAAAATCAAAGAGCGCAAACGTGGAACATTTACATCTGACAGAAAATTTAGTGAGGAGATGTTGGAGATTCGTAAAGATTTTGTCACTGTCCATGGGAAGAtggttcttttgaagaactaCAGCTCCCTCAACTTTACAG GCCTTGtcaaaatactaaaaaaatatgaCAAGAGAACAGGAGGTCTGTTAAGTCTGCCTTTCACTCAACATGCTCGTCATCAACCATTCTTCACAACCGAACCACTGACTAGGTTAGTCCATGAGTGCGAAGCAAATATCGAGGTGCTTTTCCCATTGGAAGCAGAGGTTATTGAATCACATCAAACAGAAAAGGGTGAAACGCATCAAACATGTAATCCTGAGGTTTCATCTGTTCGAGCAGATAATATTGGTGTATATCAAAGCATAAAGGCCGCTATCAAAATAATACAAAGACTACAGAAGGCCCGCTCCACCTACAATGATGATGATGGATCTGGAGTTGTTACCACTGAGAGTTCAGCTTCTGACTCGTCGGCAAACTCACAGAACCAGGAGGTAGATCAAGAAAGTGTACATTCTGATGACTAG